In Halobacteriovorax marinus SJ, the following proteins share a genomic window:
- the greA gene encoding transcription elongation factor GreA produces the protein MSNETPITKEGYDKVQAELDHLIKVEREELKTTIAEARELGDLKENAEYHSAKEKQSVVEGRIMQLQGVIANAQVIDPKTVSTDKIVFGATVTLLNVEEDETVVYKIVGEIESNMKEGKISYKSPLGKAVIGKEEGDTVIVKAPKGDIEYEVESFEYI, from the coding sequence ATGAGTAATGAAACGCCAATTACAAAAGAAGGATACGATAAAGTTCAAGCTGAGCTAGATCATTTAATAAAAGTAGAAAGAGAAGAGCTTAAAACAACAATTGCTGAAGCGAGAGAACTTGGTGATCTTAAAGAGAATGCCGAGTACCACTCTGCCAAAGAAAAGCAATCTGTTGTTGAGGGTAGAATTATGCAACTTCAGGGTGTTATTGCTAACGCTCAAGTTATTGATCCTAAGACAGTAAGCACTGATAAAATCGTATTTGGCGCAACTGTAACTCTACTTAATGTAGAAGAAGATGAAACTGTTGTTTATAAAATTGTTGGAGAGATTGAATCCAATATGAAAGAAGGTAAAATCTCTTATAAATCACCTCTAGGAAAAGCAGTTATTGGAAAAGAAGAAGGTGACACGGTTATTGTTAAAGCACCAAAAGGTGATATTGAATATGAAGTCGAGTCATTTGAGTACATCTAG